CGAGCCGATCAGCTTTGTCTATTTCCCAACAAGCGGTTTGGTGTCCTTCTTGACAGCAATGCGCAGTGGGGCGACGGTAGGAGTGGGTATCATCGGTCGCGAGGGCTTTGTAGGAATTCCAATCTTGCTTGGCGCCACTCGCACATCGGTGCGGGCCACTGTCGAGGTCGCGGGATACGCCCTTCGGATGGAGTCGGCCCTCTTCTCCCAGCTCCTGGTAGACACCCAACAGCTTGAACGCATTCTGCGGCGCTATGCTTACGCATTCTTGATGCAGGTATCGCAAGGCGCCGCCTGCAATCGCTTGCACCAGACTCCGGAACGACTGGCTCGTTGGCTGGCGATGGGTCAAGACCGCACCGGGTCAGAACTCCTGCCTCTGACCCACGAGCGCCTTGCTGAAATCCTCGGTTGTCGGCGGTCGTCCGTAACTGCGGCAGTCGGCCTCTTACAGCAAGCAGGGGCAATCCGCTGCAGTCGCGGTCAGATTCGCATTCTCAATCGGAACGAACTGGAGAGGTGGGCATGCGAGTGTTACCCGATTCTGCGCCGTCTGACTGCCACCAGCTTTCCCGGCGGTTCCACCACATCGCGCTATGCCGGCTGATTTTTGTTTTCATGTGGGAACGCTTTTGTACGCTAGCGGGCTGACTGCGGTGATCCGGATCACAGATCATTGGTCTGCGCCTTTCTAGCATGAGGTTGCGTCCCCCCGTCCCTTCAATGAGCTGGAAAGTAGCGTGGCGCGTTTTCTTTTTGCCAGCTAAGGAAAAAGCGATGGACGAAGAGCGCTGCCGGATTCTCATCCTCGACACCGATGAGCTCGCGCTCATTAGCCTCGAGCATGCCTTAGAAGACGCGGGCTTTGATACCTGCACTACTTGGGATGCGGTCGAGGCCCGGCAGCTCCTGGAAAAACAACAGTTCGATCTCCTGATTGTCAGTGATCACCCACCCGAGCTCAGCGCTGCGCGGATCTTGCGCGAGTTTCAAGCGAGCAAACGCTGTGGTGGTTGCCTGGTTTTAAAGCCGGACCCTGGCGATTCGGATGCGGAGCAACTTAGAAACTTGGGTGCGATTGATGTGATCGCGAAGCGCGATCAGTTCAGTCTGCTGCAGCAAGCGCGAAAACACTCGCATTTCCCAGTCTTGGAAGCCACAATCTCTGGACCTCAGCCCAGCGCGGAGGTTGGCCGCGAATGTTCTCCACATGCCGGTGGGGCGGGTCATCTTGCCAAAACCGCCTGAACTCGCGTCGGTCTTACAAGCCCGACTCGGAGCTCGCGATGATTGAAAAGTGTCTCAATTCCGCTTGTTCCGTATCGTTCCGTTACTTGCATAAGGGCAAGTTGTTTGTGCTCGAAGCTGCGGATTCCAGCACCATTAAACCATTCGCGGATCAACCTCAGAAGACACGTCGGCTGCAGCTGTTTTGGCTGTGTGAAGAGTGCTGTCGCACAATGACCGTAATTAACGAGAAGGGTCGCGGAATCCGAGTCGTACCGCTGTCCTCTGCCGGTGACGAGAGAGCCGCGGCTTCCTAAGCCTGTCAGATCCTGCCGTTCTCAATTGGCAAATGCAGGACGTACGGCTTGCGACCGCCTGGTTACGCTCTAGCCGCTCACACTTGAGAGGGAGTGAGCGACGTGGACACACCAAAGGAATTAGCTGTCCAGGCTAATCGTCCCGCTTAGGTCCTCCGGGGAATTGTCTCCGCAAAAAGTGGCGTTGTACATTCCGCAGTAAATCGTCTTTCCGCACCCGCATGGTCAGGAAAACAAAAGGAGGATTCCATATGCGAAAGGCCGCTACCGCCACAATCCTATTGCTCGCCGTTGTTGCCTGTTCGTCGTTCGTAATGGCGCAAGGCATCAGCGACGTGTACCAGGTCAACTACTTTTCCAATCGCCTTAACAGTGTGACCCCAGGTGTCGTGTCTGATGTTGGCAGATTGGATCAGACCGTCCGCATCATCAACCCAGGCGAACAGGGCACCCCGATCAGCGCGAAGCACGGCACAGTTTGCGCCGACATCTATGTGTTCGACAGCAACCAGGAAATGTCTGAGTGCTGCGCTTGCCCGATTACGGCCAATGGGCTGCTCATCCTCTCGGTGGACAGGGACCTGACCGACAATCCACTGACCGGCTGGCCGCCTCCGAGTGACGGCGTGATCAAGATCGTCTCCGACAACCAGGCGAACTGCGATCCCACCAGCCCGGTTCCCACTCCGGATCTCCGCGCGTGGGCGACCCACCTGCAAAATCCGGGCGGCAGCTATCTGGTAACCACAGAAGAAGAGTTCGCGGACGCTGCTCTGCAGCAGGATGAACTTTCCTTCCTGGGCCAGGCCTGTTCATTTGTTCTGTTTCTGGGTAGCGGCAAGGGCTCTTGCACCTGCGGTAACGTTGAATAGTTAGGGCTCAGCTCTTGATGGTTCGGTCATGCGTGATGGAAAGCCGCCGGAATCTCTCTGAGGCGGCTTTCTTATTGCCAAGAATGGACGGCGAGAATTCATCCTAACCGAACTGACTGGGTATAGAATGCTCGACTACTTAAGGGAAACAATAACAAAAAACTGAAAAGCTGGGCGTTACTGTCGCCCTGGCCCAGTTTCTATCTTGAAGATTGAGCGGCAAGCTCAGGAAAGAGGCTATGGCTGTGAGTAAAAATGCCCACCTTCTGCCCGGAGTAACCGCTTTCGCCTGCGTCGCTGCGCTCCTGTTGCTGGCAACCGAAGGCCACACCCAGCAACCGTTACAGGTATTGCACAATCACGTTCGCCCAACGGTTGCCAGCGGGCAGGCGGTGCCGATGGGTTTGCTGCCATCCACTCAGCGCATGAACCTGGCTATCACGCTGCCGCTTCGCAACCAGGCCGGCCTTACCAACTTGTTGGCTCGGCTTTACGACCCGTCCAGCCCGGATTACCACCATTTCCTCACTGTGGCCGAGTTCACAGAACAGTTTGGCCCCACGGCAGAGGATTACCAGGCGGTGGTCGATTTCGCCACCGCCAACGGTTTCACTGTAACCGGTACGCATCCCAATCGCTTGCTGGTGGATATCAGTGGCACGGTGGCGCAAGTTGAGCTGGCCTTTCATGTCGCGATGACTAACTATCAGCATCCTACGGAGAACCGCATGTTCTATTCTCCGGATCGTGAACCCTCAGTGGATTTGAGCGTGCCAGTGGCGCACATCGCCGGTCTGAACAATTTCTCTAAACCCCGCCCCAAGTCGAGGCGGTCCCTGGGGGGGCAAGCGATACAGGGCAACGCCGGCTCCGGCCCAGGGGGTGCATACCTTGGCGGTGACATGCGGGCAGCTTACTATGGCGGCACCACCCTCACCGGCACGGGCCAGGCGGTTGGGCTAGTAGAGTTTGACGGCTATGACCCAAATGACGTGACGGCGAGTTTTGCCGGACAACCCTACACCGTCCCCATCAACAACGTACTAATCGATGGCGCAAGCGGAGCGTCCGACGGCAATGATGCCGAACAAGTGCTGGACATTATGCAAGCTATTGCCATGGCCCCGGGGATGTCCCAGGTTCGCGTCTATATTGCCCCTGGCACTACGTTCATAGGCGTGGGGGACGTCGACATCTTCAACAAGATGGCAACGGAGAATATTGCCAAGCAACTGAGTTGCTCGTGGGGCTGGACTCCCGCTGACCCCAGCGTGAACGATCCCATATTCCAGGAGTTTGCGGCCCAGGGACAGAATCTATTCGTCGCCTCAGGGGATTCCGGGGCCTACACCGGATCGAATAACCGCGACTACAGCTATCCGGCAGAAGACCCTTACGTGGTAGCGGTCGGCGGTACCGACCTGATTACGAACGGCAGCGGCGGCCCCTGGGAATCGGAAACGGCGTGGGCAGACAGCGGCGGAGGCCCCAGCGACGATGGCTATGCCATACCCAGCTGGCAAATTGGAGTAGCCAATTCATCCAATAAAGCTTCCACCAGCAAGCGCAATATTCCGGATGTGGCGGCAGAGGCCAACTTCGACAACTACGTCTGCAGCCAAGGTTCGTGTGCCGGAGACTGGGGCGGCACCAGCTTTGCTGCACCGCGCTGGGCCGGCTTTCTTGCCCTCATCAATCAGCAGGCTGTGGCTACCGGACACTCGATTCTGGGCTTTATCAATCCCGCCATCTACGCCGCTGGGCAGAGCGCAAATTACACGAGCGACTTCCACGACATCACCAGCGGGAATAACAATAACGGCAGAGGAAAATCCTACAACGCCGTAGTTGGCTATGATCTGGTGACGGGATGGGGGAGCCCGAATGGACAGAACCTGATCAACACGCTGGCCGGATCGGCGTCGCCAAGCTTTACGTTGTCTGCTTCACCTGGCAGTGTGACCATCACGCAGGGCGCGGTAGGTGGTAGCACGACGATCACAGTGAACGGTCAGAATGGATTTGGCGACACAGTGAGTCTCCAGGCGTCTGGCGTGCCCAGCGGTGTGACTGCATCCTTCAATCCAACCAGCACCTCCAGCACCAGCGTGTTGACCTTGACGGCGAGCGCCTCGGCTACTACTGGAACCGTCACCGTAACCATCAAGGGGACCTCGGGAGGCCTGGTCGCAAATGCCACTCTCTCTCTCACGGTGAATGCCGCTGCGACACCGGATTTCACCATCGCTGCCTCGCCCGCTTCCGTGACGGTAACCCAAGGTAGCAACGGAACCAGCACCATCACCATCTCCAGCCAGAACGGCTTCAGTGGCGCAACCACCCTAAGCGCTACCGGCCTGCCCACCGGCGTGACGGCAGGCTATTCGAGCAATCCGGTCACCCCGCCGGCTAACGGCAGCACGAACGCGACCTTAACGTTCACCGCTTCCGCCACGGCGACCCTCGGAACCACCAACATAACTGTGACTGGAACCTCCGGCGCACTGAGCCACAGTACCAGCATTGCCTTGACGGTGAATTCAACCGCTGCGCCGCAAACCGCGTTGTACAACTCCGCGCTCAGGGCTCCGCAGTGCGCAACCGTCGGCAGCTCGTGTGACTCTGGCCCTACGCTGCTGCTAGGACGCGGCAACATGTCGGGCGGGGCGGAATCCCATCAGCCGAACACCATCGCCGCGTCCTGCGCTGATGGCAGCGCCGGAGTATTTCACTCCGACGAGTCCAACGACCGTATCGTGATTGCTTCCAGCAACGGTGGCCCGCTGACTCACGGTACAAGCGCGACGGTCACGGCAACCGTTTGGGCCTGGAGCGGCTTTACTTCCGACGCACTCGACCTCTACTATGCGTCCAACGCCAACAGCCCCTCGTGGGTCTTCATCGCTACCATTGTGCCCACCAAGGCTGGCGCGCAGAACTTGTCCGCAACATTCACGCTCCCCGCTGGTAGCCTTCAGGCGGTTCGCGCCCAGTTCCGCTATCAGGGAAGAGCGTCCTCGTGTACGACGGGCTCTTACAACGATCGCGATGATCTGATGTTTGCAGTGCAGTAAAGCTCAGCGTCTTTCCGTCAGCGCCGAGAAGACCATTCGGATAGAATGTCGCGCGTCCACCTTCTGGCGCAGCTATGGCGAAAGTTACCGCGAAGAAAAAGGCGGGTACCGTAGACAAGGCGAGGAAATCCGCGTCGAAGAAGGCCAGGAAAACTGGGCATTCGGTGGTGAAAGGACCGGCACGGCAACCGGAAGCGCAAGTGGGCGGCGATAAGCTGACCTTCAATCATGCGATGGTGTATGCAAGAGACGTGCAGCGCGCGCTCGGGTTTTATCGCGACCTGTTGGGATTCAAATTGGTGGACGAGTTCCGCCATGAAGACAAGCCCGTGTATGCACGACTGCGTGCGCCTGGCGGCGATGCCACCATCGCATTGCACTTGGCCGGGCCGGGAACACCGCTGGCCAGTGACGGGGTGCGGCTGTACTTCGAGATCAAAGAAGTCGACGCCTTCTGCCGCAAGCTGCAAGCCAAGGGCTTCTACATGACACAGATGCCGCGCATGATGCCGTGGGGGTGGCGTCACGCTTACCTGAACGATCCCGATGGCCACGAGATCAGCCTCTACTGGGCGGGAGAGAATCGCATGAAGAAGACCGTCCTGCGCACCGCAAAAGAAGTGGACAAGGCACCGGCTGCGAAGGGGCGATGAAGTTTTTCCCGCCTCTCTCCGCGCCGCTTCAACGGGGGTGCGGCAAGTCGTTCTAGCCAAAATTCGAACTTGAGCGTCGCCTGGATTCCGAAGGGTCGCTACCCGCAAAACCGGGGGGTCCCTGTGCCGGACGACTTGATTGAGCGCTGCCGGGAAGCAGTAGCACGCGCGAGCCAAGCAGTTACCAGGTGCCGCGAGTTTGCCCGTCAAGGCTTGCTCGAAAGCGGAGCGAACACAAGGCCGACCAGCTATAATCCGGCCACGCCCAGTTAGATCGGAATTCTATGCGCGCCACCGAGTCTGCGCCCGTCGAGGCGTTCCACCGAGTCTGTGTAATTACTTCGGAAGAGACTCCTTTTCCGGAGATGCAGCGCTTTCTGGCGCCGGCGTTTCACACCACCATGGCGCAAACGCA
The genomic region above belongs to Terriglobales bacterium and contains:
- a CDS encoding helix-turn-helix domain-containing protein translates to MLGATRTSVRATVEVAGYALRMESALFSQLLVDTQQLERILRRYAYAFLMQVSQGAACNRLHQTPERLARWLAMGQDRTGSELLPLTHERLAEILGCRRSSVTAAVGLLQQAGAIRCSRGQIRILNRNELERWACECYPILRRLTATSFPGGSTTSRYAG
- a CDS encoding response regulator, with product MDEERCRILILDTDELALISLEHALEDAGFDTCTTWDAVEARQLLEKQQFDLLIVSDHPPELSAARILREFQASKRCGGCLVLKPDPGDSDAEQLRNLGAIDVIAKRDQFSLLQQARKHSHFPVLEATISGPQPSAEVGRECSPHAGGAGHLAKTA
- a CDS encoding protease pro-enzyme activation domain-containing protein — encoded protein: MAVSKNAHLLPGVTAFACVAALLLLATEGHTQQPLQVLHNHVRPTVASGQAVPMGLLPSTQRMNLAITLPLRNQAGLTNLLARLYDPSSPDYHHFLTVAEFTEQFGPTAEDYQAVVDFATANGFTVTGTHPNRLLVDISGTVAQVELAFHVAMTNYQHPTENRMFYSPDREPSVDLSVPVAHIAGLNNFSKPRPKSRRSLGGQAIQGNAGSGPGGAYLGGDMRAAYYGGTTLTGTGQAVGLVEFDGYDPNDVTASFAGQPYTVPINNVLIDGASGASDGNDAEQVLDIMQAIAMAPGMSQVRVYIAPGTTFIGVGDVDIFNKMATENIAKQLSCSWGWTPADPSVNDPIFQEFAAQGQNLFVASGDSGAYTGSNNRDYSYPAEDPYVVAVGGTDLITNGSGGPWESETAWADSGGGPSDDGYAIPSWQIGVANSSNKASTSKRNIPDVAAEANFDNYVCSQGSCAGDWGGTSFAAPRWAGFLALINQQAVATGHSILGFINPAIYAAGQSANYTSDFHDITSGNNNNGRGKSYNAVVGYDLVTGWGSPNGQNLINTLAGSASPSFTLSASPGSVTITQGAVGGSTTITVNGQNGFGDTVSLQASGVPSGVTASFNPTSTSSTSVLTLTASASATTGTVTVTIKGTSGGLVANATLSLTVNAAATPDFTIAASPASVTVTQGSNGTSTITISSQNGFSGATTLSATGLPTGVTAGYSSNPVTPPANGSTNATLTFTASATATLGTTNITVTGTSGALSHSTSIALTVNSTAAPQTALYNSALRAPQCATVGSSCDSGPTLLLGRGNMSGGAESHQPNTIAASCADGSAGVFHSDESNDRIVIASSNGGPLTHGTSATVTATVWAWSGFTSDALDLYYASNANSPSWVFIATIVPTKAGAQNLSATFTLPAGSLQAVRAQFRYQGRASSCTTGSYNDRDDLMFAVQ
- a CDS encoding VOC family protein, coding for MAKVTAKKKAGTVDKARKSASKKARKTGHSVVKGPARQPEAQVGGDKLTFNHAMVYARDVQRALGFYRDLLGFKLVDEFRHEDKPVYARLRAPGGDATIALHLAGPGTPLASDGVRLYFEIKEVDAFCRKLQAKGFYMTQMPRMMPWGWRHAYLNDPDGHEISLYWAGENRMKKTVLRTAKEVDKAPAAKGR